The Helicobacter sp. MIT 21-1697 genome segment TCATCTACTTTTTTGATTGTGGCGGTGATACCGAGTTTTTGGAGATTTTTTACAAAAGGCAAGCAGATGCGCTCAAAGGCTTCATAAGAGATAAGAATCTCAAAAGTAAAAGGTTTGCCTTGTGGTGAATAAAGTCTGCCATTTTTGATATAAAATCCCGCACTTTTAAGCAAATCTCTTGCGTATTTGAGATTTTCTCTTAAGTTTTCTCCCCGCACTTTTGCGCCATCGGTGCGGGGGATAATGTAGTTTTGAGTAAAGATTCTAGAATCAAGTTTATTTTTGTATGGCAGAAGTATCTCTAGCTCTCTGCCTTGAGGAATCCCAGAGCTTGCAAAAGGCGAGTTATTAAAAATATGCTTTGTGCGCTCATATTGATTGAAAAATAAATTTTTATTACTCCATTCAAAGTCAAACGCATAAAATAATGCCTCTCGCACTCTTTTATCAGCAAAAAGCGGATTGCGCGTATTGAAAAAAAAGCCTTGAAATGTGCTTGGAAGCTGATGTTTGAAGCTTTGTAAAATAATTTTTCCCTCTTTTTTTGCTCTTCCTTCATAGTCGTTTGCCCATACTTTAGCTGAAGATTCTATGCGATAGTCATATTCTCCAGCCATAAAAGCATTTTGCGCCACAGAAGCGTCTTTGTAATATTCTATAATGACTTGATTAAAGTTATACATTCCCTTTTGTGTGGGGTGATTTTGTGCCCAATAGTGAGGGTTGCGCTCATAAGTGATACTTCGTCCTAAGTCAAATTTTTTCACTCTATACGCGCCACTGCCTATGGGTAAATCCAAAGGATTATCACCAAAAGTATTTTTACCATTTTTGAGATAAATATGTGCAGGCAAAATGGGCAGCTGCCCTAAGATTAAAGGCAGCTCTTTGTTAGAATCGCTCTTAAAATAAAATGCTACTTCACTCTCATTGAGCACTTTTACGCTTTTGACATCGGCATAATATCGCTTAAACTCTATCTTGCCCTTAGTCATAAGTGTCTCAAAACTAAAGGC includes the following:
- a CDS encoding extracellular solute-binding protein; translation: MKISFILLFILCVGINANTLHTTKTNALSIYGTPKYLQNFTHFDYANPNAPKGGTMKGFALGTFDSLNPFVQKGNPAAELTTLVYNTLTHQSLDEPFSEYGLIADSMTKGADFIIFHINPQARFSDGVRVSAKDVAFSFETLMTKGKIEFKRYYADVKSVKVLNESEVAFYFKSDSNKELPLILGQLPILPAHIYLKNGKNTFGDNPLDLPIGSGAYRVKKFDLGRSITYERNPHYWAQNHPTQKGMYNFNQVIIEYYKDASVAQNAFMAGEYDYRIESSAKVWANDYEGRAKKEGKIILQSFKHQLPSTFQGFFFNTRNPLFADKRVREALFYAFDFEWSNKNLFFNQYERTKHIFNNSPFASSGIPQGRELEILLPYKNKLDSRIFTQNYIIPRTDGAKVRGENLRENLKYARDLLKSAGFYIKNGRLYSPQGKPFTFEILISYEAFERICLPFVKNLQKLGITATIKKVDDSQYINRVRTFAYDMVIELLGQSLFPGNEQNYYWSSAVADTNGSKNFAGVKEPVVDELIKQLLNAQDENERIAIGRALDRILLWGFYAIPHFNLPAFRVAYWRKIEMPSIAPPYGIDPYLWWERTKNNPKKPKS